One part of the Cyprinus carpio isolate SPL01 chromosome A25, ASM1834038v1, whole genome shotgun sequence genome encodes these proteins:
- the LOC122135656 gene encoding carboxypeptidase A1-like isoform X2, translated as MKGLLVLTALCVAVFGKKTFEGNQVLQITAKDEAQISLLKELSEQEHLELDFWREPIHESLPVDVHVPFHSLQDVRAFLGNNQIQYDVMIMDVQVLLDDEEREMVKYRSSPKSTDDFVYTAYHNLSEINSFINMLVAENRKLVSKIVIGRSYKKRPLNVLKFSTGANRPGIWIDTGIHSREWVTQASGTWFAKKIVKDYKRDPVLTDILNNYDIFLEIVTNPDGFAFTHSKNRMWRKTRKPNPGSKCVGVDPNRNWDAGFGGAGSSGNPCSETYRGPRANSESEVKAIVDFVKSHGKLKAYVSIHSYSQMLLYPYGYTHTPAKDDAELNELAEKAVSSLQSLYNTRYRYGSIINTIYQASGGTIDWTYNQGIKYSYTFELRDTGTYGFLLPADQIVPTAEETWLALMTIMKHTRKNPY; from the exons ATGAAGGGGCTACTGGTGCTGACTGCTCTGTGTGTGGCCGTGTTTGGCAAAAAGACCTTTGAGGG AAACCAGGTTCTTCAGATCACCGCAAAAGATGAGGCGCAGATCTCTCTCCTGAAGGAGCTTTCTGAACAAGAACATCTCGAG TTGGACTTCTGGAGGGAGCCCATTCATGAGTCCTTGCCTGTGGATGTCCATGTCCCGTTTCACAGTCTCCAGGACGTCAGGGCGTTCCTGGGAAACAATCAGATCCAGTATGATGTCATGATAATGGATGTCCAG GTCTTGCTGGATGATGAGGAACGTGAGATGGTCAAATATCGTTCCTCTCCAAAAAGTACTGATGACTTTGTCTACACCGCCTACCATAACCTGAGTGAG ATTAACTCTTTCATAAACATGCTTGTGGCAGAGAACAGAAAACTGGTCAGCAAAATTGTGATTGGTCGGAGCTACAAGAAACGCCCACTGAACGTCCTGAAG TTCAGCACTGGAGCGAACCGTCCAGGTATTTGGATTGACACTGGCATCCACTCCAGAGAATGGGTCACCCAGGCCAGCGGAACCTGGTTCGCCAAAAAG ATCGTGAAAGACTACAAACGTGATCCCGTCCTCACCGACATCCTTAACAACTATGATATCTTCCTGGAGATTGTCACCAACCCTGATGGTTTTGCATTCACCCACAGCAAA AACCGCATGTGGCGTAAAACAAGAAAGCCGAACCCTGGCTCCAAGTGTGTGGGTGTTGACCCCAACAGGAACTGGGACGCTGGCTTTGGAG GTGCTGGTTCCAGTGGCAACCCTTGCTCTGAGACGTACCGTGGACCCAGGGCTAATTCTGAGAGCGAGGTCAAGGCCATTGTGGACTTTGTGAAATCTCACGGCAAACTCAAAGCCTATGTGTCCATCCACAGCTATTCCCAGATGCTCCTTTATCCATACggatacacacacactcctgccaAGGACGATGCTGAACTG AATGAGCTCGCTGAGAAGGCTGTCTCTTCCCTGCAGTCATTGTATAACACTcgctac AGATATGGAAGCATAATTAATACCATCT ATCAAGCCAGTGGAGGCACTATTGACTGGACCTACAACCAGGGCATCAAGTACTCCTACACCTTTGAGCTGAGAGACACTGGCACCTATGGTTTCCTCCTGCCTGCCGATCAAATCGTCCCCACTGCTGAGGAGACCTGGCTGGCCCTGATGACCATCATGAAGCACACCAGGAAAAATccatattaa
- the LOC122135656 gene encoding carboxypeptidase A1-like isoform X1 has protein sequence MKGLLVLTALCVAVFGKKTFEGNQVLQITAKDEAQISLLKELSEQEHLELDFWREPIHESLPVDVHVPFHSLQDVRAFLGNNQIQYDVMIMDVQVLLDDEEREMVKYRSSPKSTDDFVYTAYHNLSEINSFINMLVAENRKLVSKIVIGRSYKKRPLNVLKFSTGANRPGIWIDTGIHSREWVTQASGTWFAKKIVKDYKRDPVLTDILNNYDIFLEIVTNPDGFAFTHSKNRMWRKTRKPNPGSKCVGVDPNRNWDAGFGGAGSSGNPCSETYRGPRANSESEVKAIVDFVKSHGKLKAYVSIHSYSQMLLYPYGYTHTPAKDDAELIKPVEALLTGPTTRASSTPTPLS, from the exons ATGAAGGGGCTACTGGTGCTGACTGCTCTGTGTGTGGCCGTGTTTGGCAAAAAGACCTTTGAGGG AAACCAGGTTCTTCAGATCACCGCAAAAGATGAGGCGCAGATCTCTCTCCTGAAGGAGCTTTCTGAACAAGAACATCTCGAG TTGGACTTCTGGAGGGAGCCCATTCATGAGTCCTTGCCTGTGGATGTCCATGTCCCGTTTCACAGTCTCCAGGACGTCAGGGCGTTCCTGGGAAACAATCAGATCCAGTATGATGTCATGATAATGGATGTCCAG GTCTTGCTGGATGATGAGGAACGTGAGATGGTCAAATATCGTTCCTCTCCAAAAAGTACTGATGACTTTGTCTACACCGCCTACCATAACCTGAGTGAG ATTAACTCTTTCATAAACATGCTTGTGGCAGAGAACAGAAAACTGGTCAGCAAAATTGTGATTGGTCGGAGCTACAAGAAACGCCCACTGAACGTCCTGAAG TTCAGCACTGGAGCGAACCGTCCAGGTATTTGGATTGACACTGGCATCCACTCCAGAGAATGGGTCACCCAGGCCAGCGGAACCTGGTTCGCCAAAAAG ATCGTGAAAGACTACAAACGTGATCCCGTCCTCACCGACATCCTTAACAACTATGATATCTTCCTGGAGATTGTCACCAACCCTGATGGTTTTGCATTCACCCACAGCAAA AACCGCATGTGGCGTAAAACAAGAAAGCCGAACCCTGGCTCCAAGTGTGTGGGTGTTGACCCCAACAGGAACTGGGACGCTGGCTTTGGAG GTGCTGGTTCCAGTGGCAACCCTTGCTCTGAGACGTACCGTGGACCCAGGGCTAATTCTGAGAGCGAGGTCAAGGCCATTGTGGACTTTGTGAAATCTCACGGCAAACTCAAAGCCTATGTGTCCATCCACAGCTATTCCCAGATGCTCCTTTATCCATACggatacacacacactcctgccaAGGACGATGCTGAACTG ATCAAGCCAGTGGAGGCACTATTGACTGGACCTACAACCAGGGCATCAAGTACTCCTACACCTTTGAGCTGA